AAATGAATTGTAATACTAGTGCTACTGCAGCCAGTCCATATCACTCTGCTTGTCTCCTCTTAATGCTACGCTTTGGAACAAGATGAACATGCAGCCGCACCCCTACCTGCTGAAGACTGTTTGGATGGACAAGCCCAAACACGACGAGGCAGAGAGTCGCTACCATGAGGAATGCACCAAGTCTGCTTCGCTGGAGGGGGGAGAGAAAACTAGGGTCGAGAAGCAGGAGGAGAGCTTCACCACCAGTAGTGGTTGGGAGGTTCAGGTATCTTCACCAGAAAGCCTCAACGGAGAGCCGACCAAGAAGAAGCAAAGAAGACGCAAACGATCGCCTAAAATCAAGAGCCAGCAGGCCGGGCTTGGCCAGGCGTTGACTGCAATGATGTCTGAAACCATCTGGTTTGAGAAATCCCGTTTTGAGGAAGCAGAGTGTGCTTATCAGAAGAAGCTGGCGGATTATTGCTCCCACTCTGCTCTTCCAAAGGCCCTGGAGCCTAAGCTCCAGGCAAAATCTAATGTGGCACACTGCAGAAACAGGGATGTCGTTGCCTGCCACCATGTAGTGGACTGCGTCTGGGTCAACAAGCCTGCTTTTGATGACGCAGAGTGCAGTTTCATGGAGAGATTGCTTCCTTGCTCCACCCCAACCTCTCTGGCTATTGCGCCCCTCACAGCTGGTCCAACACCTGCTGCCATGCAAATCCCGGATGACGAGGGTTACCTGACCGCTACCCCAACGCCTGCTACGCCGGGTCTTTCCTTCCTGGATCAGTCAAACAATACTGCTCCGGTTCTACCCGCTCCCACAACCCATTCCATCAACGGGATGCCCCAGATCCCCAGCTGCCTACGACAGCTGGCCTCTGGGGTGTGGCTGGAGAAGCCAATATACGATCAGGCTGAGAAGAGTTACTATGAACGCCTCTGCGATGGCTTTCCCCCTGCAGCCTCAATGCAGAAGGGGAGGAAGAACAGGAGGAACAAGAAGGTCAGCAAGGAAGCCGGAGCATGCAACCATGCATCGGGGTCCGCGAGTAATAGCGGGTTTGGTTTCTCTGCGATGGTGGCTGACAGTAATGGCAGCATTTTGCAAGGGACCGAAGATGATGACGGACGGCTCATTCTAAAGGCTAAAGAAGCAGAGAGTAATGCGATATCTGTGTCTCTCTTTGTCCATGGCCACGTTGCCAAGGCATCGGTTCGGTTCTTCCTGCATCAGGACAGCGAACGTGTGTGGCTCAGCAAGCCCCTGTTTGATGCCGCGGAGAAGAGGCACTACGAAGCAGTCTCTGATCAAGCCAGCAGGTCCAGCACTAGACTGACTGTGGAGACCTCAATGCCAGGGCTGGCTGCTCCGGCACCCAGGCAGCAAGCAAAGTAGGACAGTTTCTGTTCATTCAATCCTTTTGCTCTCCTACGGTTGTATCTTACACCATAATTTTGTTCATTTCCTATACTATACACACCCAGGCACAATGCTGGTTTcagatgtgtagttttgaaagaagtcTATGTTTTGGCAAAcctattgtcattttaaaacatacctgGTATTGCACTAGATTAAGGAAGTCTTGGTTTACAGGCTTTCCTTAAGACAGTCTTGCGCTTTAGTTaaatctttctcagtgtcttcaatgagTATTGATTCACATAAGTAATTAGCCTAAGTAGAGAATATTTCAATAAtcaggtgccaggagtttgagcaatcaGGCCCCTGTTGATTTTTCTCATGCCTGATTGTTCATACTCCTGGCAACCTACCTGGTCATTTCATTTTGGTAGTTTTACTTAAACAAGGGGGGCTCTGAAACCCAAGACTGGGTGCAGCAGAGCTGGTGCGACTTTCAAACCCTGGTGCTCCACCATCTAGAGGGGAAAGCAGCAGATATAAAACAAACCGCTGAGGCAGGCTGCTCTAATCTGATGTGTTGGAGTTTTTTTCTGTCTCTGTTGGCTTTTAGAGTAGAACAGAACAGTCAATGTTAGGTGGGGAGGAGAGGaggttatttaaattgtttgtctGCACTGGAGCAAAACCCATTCTGTTTGTATTTAACAGTGTAATGCAGCTCTCTATTTCACTATCAGACTTGGTGAATGGCCCTTCCTTGTACAGTAAAATAGTGCTTCTACAATGTACTGTCAGCATGGCCTAACTGAAATATTAAGTGAGCACTGTATAGCATAGCTGTGACCTGTTGCCACAACACCAGAGAGATTCTGATTTAATAACTATATATAGAATATTTTAATAGGattttatttcaatagaactttcAATAGAACTTTTTCCTTTTTAAGgttttggaaaatgaaaaagTTGAGATTGTTTAGCCTGTTGAATTAGACCTTTTCTAAGTCTTTAATACCTGCAAAGCAGGCAAGATCTCTGTTTCCTCTGCTTAGAGGACAGCTGCTGTTTGGTTGGGGGCTCTTATAATAGCCAGTCTGACCCTTCTGACATCTGACTAGGTTACGATCCAGGGCAGTACAGATGCATCACTGATCTGAGCCCAAAACTATGAtcctttactttatttttattctacaGCATAACTAGTCACCCATTAGAATTGTTCAACTTTTTATTTCCATTAAATGCTTGGGGATTCATCTGAAATTAGAGCAGAGCACTTCTTACTGTACCAGGGTCTGTTGGCATAAAGGGGTGCAGTCCTGGGTGAATACTTTGGGTAGGCAAAGTGTGACATGAAAAGAGAGACAGGGTCACCTGTACCTGTTAACTTTATTACcgattgtattttaatttaaaagaaaagagcACAGTACGGTAGTTAATGTAGCATAAGACGACTTAAAATAAGATGCATTGGAATGTCCTAGAGTCTGGTGCTTTTGATGAGTGGCTTTGTGATTTAGAATACACAGCTTTGTTGTTCCAGGGCCCCCTTAGCTTAAAGGTGTCTTTCTTCAAAGCAACTTTCCATGTGAAACAGACCTTCCAAGTTCATCCTGTGTCATTGCCTAACTCTGAGCAAGCTCAGACTCCTCCAGTTTCTTTTGAAGGCATGCCATGTAAGTTCACTCTGGTTGGTGCACTTGGCTAGCAGTGACACCTTTTAGCTTgttgatattttaattaattggaTGCATTGCTCGCCAAATAAATGGGATCCAACTGTGATCTAGTTTATTGGACTGTAATGTGCCTGTGAGACTACACCTTTTAAAGGAGTATTGTCCTGGGAGATGTGTGTTGAACTGCAGAGCGCTGCTAACTGTGCTCTCCTCTTGAACCTGGGCAGCACCATGAGCGCAGAACACCTGGCCCAGGAGAACATCTGGTTCGACAAGTACCGGTACGACGATGCCGAGAGACGGTACTACGAGCAGCTGAACGGACCCATCTCCGCCACCCCTGCGGGCCGCACTCAGACTGCACAGGTATGCCTCAGGACACCAGGGAGAAGAGGGCAGGGGGGGAACGACCCAGCGAGGGATTCTCCGAGTTCAGAGTTTAAACCAGCGGTGGTAGATTGTGTTTAGCTTCCTCCCCGAGGTGTACATGAGACAGATTTAAATAAGCTTACACTGCACACAttctactgtataaacactacagctgacTTATTCTGACATGCATATCTTTCATTGGGAAAACATTTAAACTCCCTATTGCATCCCTAGttaaaacttttttaaacttaatcaTTGTCTAAGATGGAGgtcagctgtagtgtttatacagtCT
This Polyodon spathula isolate WHYD16114869_AA chromosome 3, ASM1765450v1, whole genome shotgun sequence DNA region includes the following protein-coding sequences:
- the eef1db gene encoding eukaryotic translation elongation factor 1 delta b (guanine nucleotide exchange protein) isoform X4; translated protein: MNMQPHPYLLKTVWMDKPKHDEAESRYHEECTKSASLEGGEKTRVEKQEESFTTSSGWEVQVSSPESLNGEPTKKKQRRRKRSPKIKSQQAGLGQALTAMMSETIWFEKSRFEEAECAYQKKLADYCSHSALPKALEPKLQAKSNVAHCRNRDVVACHHVVDCVWVNKPAFDDAECSFMERLLPCSTPTSLAIAPLTAGPTPAAMQIPDDEGYLTATPTPATPGLSFLDQSNNTAPVLPAPTTHSINGMPQIPSCLRQLASGVWLEKPIYDQAEKSYYERLCDGFPPAASMQKGRKNRRNKKVSKEAGACNHASGSASNSGFGFSAMVADSNGSILQGTEDDDGRLILKAKEAESNAISVSLFVHGHVAKASVRFFLHQDSERVWLSKPLFDAAEKRHYEAVSDQASRSSTRLTVETSMPGLAAPAPRQQANTMSAEHLAQENIWFDKYRYDDAERRYYEQLNGPISATPAGRTQTAQLKTTLHPTGTPSVSAKHPRHSARSSAGCTAGEQSELVSRISSLELENRSLYSVVEDLRLAISKLETRVSQLEKSPAGGRPTLAAAAAPCTKSLQVEVKKEEVEDDDDDIDLFGSDEEEDAEAARIREERLQQYAAKKAKKPALIAKSSILLDVKPWDDETDMVKMEECVRSVQADGLLWGSSKLVPVGYGIKKLQIQCVVEDDKVGTDMLEEEITKFEDLVQSVDVAAFNKI
- the eef1db gene encoding eukaryotic translation elongation factor 1 delta b (guanine nucleotide exchange protein) isoform X2, translated to MNMQPHPYLLKTVWMDKPKHDEAESRYHEECTKSASLEGGEKTRVEKQEESFTTSSGWEVQVSSPESLNGEPTKKKQRRRKRSPKIKSQQAGLGQALTAMMSETIWFEKSRFEEAECAYQKKLADYCSHSALPKALEPKLQAKSNVAHCRNRDVVACHHVVDCVWVNKPAFDDAECSFMERLLPCSTPTSLAIAPLTAGPTPAAMQIPDDEGYLTATPTPATPGLSFLDQSNNTAPVLPAPTTHSINGMPQIPSCLRQLASGVWLEKPIYDQAEKSYYERLCDGFPPAASMQKGRKNRRNKKVSKEAGACNHASGSASNSGFGFSAMVADSNGSILQGTEDDDGRLILKAKEAESNAISVSLFVHGHVAKASVRFFLHQDSERVWLSKPLFDAAEKRHYEAVSDQASRSSTRLTVETSMPGLAAPAPRQQANTMSAEHLAQENIWFDKYRYDDAERRYYEQLNGPISATPAGRTQTAQENGANTILQDIARARENIQKSLAGLKTTLHPTGTPSVSAKHPRHSARSSAGCTAGEQSELVSRISSLELENRSLYSVVEDLRLAISKLETRVSQLEKSPAGGRPTLAAAAAPCTKVEVKKEEVEDDDDDIDLFGSDEEEDAEAARIREERLQQYAAKKAKKPALIAKSSILLDVKPWDDETDMVKMEECVRSVQADGLLWGSSKLVPVGYGIKKLQIQCVVEDDKVGTDMLEEEITKFEDLVQSVDVAAFNKI
- the eef1db gene encoding eukaryotic translation elongation factor 1 delta b (guanine nucleotide exchange protein) isoform X3 gives rise to the protein MNMQPHPYLLKTVWMDKPKHDEAESRYHEECTKSASLEGGEKTRVEKQEESFTTSSGWEVQVSSPESLNGEPTKKKQRRRKRSPKIKSQQAGLGQALTAMMSETIWFEKSRFEEAECAYQKKLADYCSHSALPKALEPKLQAKSNVAHCRNRDVVACHHVVDCVWVNKPAFDDAECSFMERLLPCSTPTSLAIAPLTAGPTPAAMQIPDDEGYLTATPTPATPGLSFLDQSNNTAPVLPAPTTHSINGMPQIPSCLRQLASGVWLEKPIYDQAEKSYYERLCDGFPPAASMQKGRKNRRNKKVSKEAGACNHASGSASNSGFGFSAMVADSNGSILQGTEDDDGRLILKAKEAESNAISVSLFVHGHVAKASVRFFLHQDSERVWLSKPLFDAAEKRHYEAVSDQASRSSTRLTVETSMPGLAAPAPRQQANTMSAEHLAQENIWFDKYRYDDAERRYYEQLNGPISATPAGRTQTAQENGANTILQDIARARENIQKSLAGSAGCTAGEQSELVSRISSLELENRSLYSVVEDLRLAISKLETRVSQLEKSPAGGRPTLAAAAAPCTKSLQVEVKKEEVEDDDDDIDLFGSDEEEDAEAARIREERLQQYAAKKAKKPALIAKSSILLDVKPWDDETDMVKMEECVRSVQADGLLWGSSKLVPVGYGIKKLQIQCVVEDDKVGTDMLEEEITKFEDLVQSVDVAAFNKI
- the eef1db gene encoding eukaryotic translation elongation factor 1 delta b (guanine nucleotide exchange protein) isoform X5 — protein: MNMQPHPYLLKTVWMDKPKHDEAESRYHEECTKSASLEGGEKTRVEKQEESFTTSSGWEVQVSSPESLNGEPTKKKQRRRKRSPKIKSQQAGLGQALTAMMSETIWFEKSRFEEAECAYQKKLADYCSHSALPKALEPKLQAKSNVAHCRNRDVVACHHVVDCVWVNKPAFDDAECSFMERLLPCSTPTSLAIAPLTAGPTPAAMQIPDDEGYLTATPTPATPGLSFLDQSNNTAPVLPAPTTHSINGMPQIPSCLRQLASGVWLEKPIYDQAEKSYYERLCDGFPPAASMQKGRKNRRNKKVSKEAGACNHASGSASNSGFGFSAMVADSNGSILQGTEDDDGRLILKAKEAESNAISVSLFVHGHVAKASVRFFLHQDSERVWLSKPLFDAAEKRHYEAVSDQASRSSTRLTVETSMPGLAAPAPRQQANTMSAEHLAQENIWFDKYRYDDAERRYYEQLNGPISATPAGRTQTAQSAGCTAGEQSELVSRISSLELENRSLYSVVEDLRLAISKLETRVSQLEKSPAGGRPTLAAAAAPCTKSLQVEVKKEEVEDDDDDIDLFGSDEEEDAEAARIREERLQQYAAKKAKKPALIAKSSILLDVKPWDDETDMVKMEECVRSVQADGLLWGSSKLVPVGYGIKKLQIQCVVEDDKVGTDMLEEEITKFEDLVQSVDVAAFNKI
- the eef1db gene encoding eukaryotic translation elongation factor 1 delta b (guanine nucleotide exchange protein) isoform X1, with translation MNMQPHPYLLKTVWMDKPKHDEAESRYHEECTKSASLEGGEKTRVEKQEESFTTSSGWEVQVSSPESLNGEPTKKKQRRRKRSPKIKSQQAGLGQALTAMMSETIWFEKSRFEEAECAYQKKLADYCSHSALPKALEPKLQAKSNVAHCRNRDVVACHHVVDCVWVNKPAFDDAECSFMERLLPCSTPTSLAIAPLTAGPTPAAMQIPDDEGYLTATPTPATPGLSFLDQSNNTAPVLPAPTTHSINGMPQIPSCLRQLASGVWLEKPIYDQAEKSYYERLCDGFPPAASMQKGRKNRRNKKVSKEAGACNHASGSASNSGFGFSAMVADSNGSILQGTEDDDGRLILKAKEAESNAISVSLFVHGHVAKASVRFFLHQDSERVWLSKPLFDAAEKRHYEAVSDQASRSSTRLTVETSMPGLAAPAPRQQANTMSAEHLAQENIWFDKYRYDDAERRYYEQLNGPISATPAGRTQTAQENGANTILQDIARARENIQKSLAGLKTTLHPTGTPSVSAKHPRHSARSSAGCTAGEQSELVSRISSLELENRSLYSVVEDLRLAISKLETRVSQLEKSPAGGRPTLAAAAAPCTKSLQVEVKKEEVEDDDDDIDLFGSDEEEDAEAARIREERLQQYAAKKAKKPALIAKSSILLDVKPWDDETDMVKMEECVRSVQADGLLWGSSKLVPVGYGIKKLQIQCVVEDDKVGTDMLEEEITKFEDLVQSVDVAAFNKI